The Tripterygium wilfordii isolate XIE 37 chromosome 18, ASM1340144v1, whole genome shotgun sequence nucleotide sequence GAAacgattaattttttttttttgagtacaagtacaaacacaatatacgacacaccaccagatcaagcctaagAAAGTACATGTGTTAACAAGCctcacgcaggaggcacaaatcaagcccacgcaagGGTAAACTAtcatcaagcccacgcaggggcaaactatcaagcccacgtaggggcagacgaagcccacacacctccttgtaaatattcggaggaggtgagactagaacccatcacctcagtcagggacatgcaaagtcattgccactcaaccaatggctcatttgcctCTAAAAACGATTAATTATATTAAGAATATAGggaaattattttttctaaGCATTTGGTGATAGGTGTGAATCTCTCTCGGCCAAACTGTATGGATTTGGGGTCCTGTTCGATTTCTACTATAAGCAATATCCTTGTGGCCATGCGCTGAATTTTGGCTCAACTTATGATGTCGTCGGATGAGATATTTATGTGCATGAGGGCCTGACGGCCCAAGCTTAAATCCATATAGGATGTCCAAAGGGCAGGCATATACCCTTGTGGCCAAGCATTGGATATTGGCCTAATTTATCTAGTCGTCATGTGAGAAATTTCTATACGTGAGAGCCTAACGGTATGAGCTTAAGTCGCCCTTATTGGATGTCAAAAGGGAATAAATATATACCCTTGTGACCACGCACTAGATATTGACCTAATTAATCCGTCGTCATGTGATAAATTTCTATGCGTGAGAGCTTGATTGTCCGAGCTTAGTTCATATTGGATGTGCAAGGATAAGATATATGGTTTAATTGtcggttatttttttaaaaaaaaaattcatgttttCTTCGAATTTGTATTGATACCAATCATGTAATTTCAGCATTATTTAGAACaagatatatacataaattTAATTGGAATGAAGTCAAGAATTTGCTAATGTTGTGGAAGAGATCGAGGAATAAATCAATCGAAATTCGGGGAATTGGAAAGAACAACAAATGCATTAATGGTGAAATTGAAAAAACTTTGAGACTTCTCAATTACTACAATATATAATTAAGAGGGGGTTACCCTAACtaattaaaagtctaaaacaGGTCATGAACTAATCTAAAATGATAACATTAATTAGCAGTATGATATAGGAATGCTAGCTATGAGAAATGAATCTCAACTACTCGTGCATCCTATTTTATTGGTACAATTAATTGACTAGAAATTAAAGAAACAGTGAGATATCGGCAGATTCAATTGTTAGATTGGGATGATCACTTGGAACTTGTAACCTAATTAGCAGAATGTCTGCTGGATTTGTTGTGCAAGCTCCTCTGCACTAAGTTGGCATTCAATTCCAATCTGTTAAGAAGAAGTAGACATCATATATGCAATCATTAGCTTCATTAAATCTCTAATTTAATcaccatagaaaaaaaaaaaaaccaaaaggaaATTCAATTAATAAACTCAAACTTAATGAAGActttttttaaccgaaaacAACTCAATAGGTATGTCATTTTGGACCTCCACTGATCGAGCCCAAATTCATGTTGGGCTAGGGATACGCAAAACCGTTCAATAGATTAGTTGGGGGCCGAGGCCCAAtcaaaccacttgaaaatagtcACCTAATTTATAATCGAATTATCTATTTCGGGCGAAATTCTTTACACCATAAATCAGAAAAGATAACCAGATAGGCTATCCCTAGTGGTTGAGATGAAGACACAAATTTTCAGAGATACAGGTTGTGATTTTCAAGACATGCAATAATCTTGTACCAGCCAAAGCGACCAATCCAGTCCAACAATTTTCAAAAGTTTTATTATATCACAAAATGggtatataataaataattaagtaaTTTAAATGCAccaattgaaaaacaaattacCTTGATAGTGAAAGAGTTAAGCAGGGTTTCATCAACAGTGTTAACGTTGACATGTAGGATTTCAAGTGAGAGATCTTCAAGGGCTGAGATTATCTTGACAGCTTGACCAGGAATCCTAGGAGAGACAGTCTTCAACACAAGGTTAGGTCCAGAGAACTTCACCTCCACATCAGCAATGGCAGACTTGGAATTTGCAACTAGTTCATTTTCAAtggaggaagatgaagaagaagcagTTGGAGATGGTGAAAGGTTaaaacctgctgctgctgctggcgGTGGTTGCAACCTAGGCCTGTATGGGCTGGTGGGTGTTGGGGTTCTTGGGCTTATTGGAAGGTTAAGTCTTGGACTTAATGGTGGTTTTCTAGGGCTAAGTGGTGAGAGAACTCTTGGACTTGAAACAATTCTAGGGCTTAGAACTTCACTGTAAACCTTTCTTTGCTTCTTGGCCTCAAGTGACTGTAGAATTTGTTGCAACTCATTGATGTAGTCAACAACTCCTCCAATTATCGATGCTTGATCTCCCTAACAATTAAGAATATATGAAAATAAACCATATTAGTGTTAGGTATAAACACTATCTTTCGGATTGGGGTAAGCTGCTCTTCTAAAAGAAGAATAACTCCTCATTTTTGTTACCTTTTGATattgtttcaaaatttttggaaaaaataaataaatgagacgtatcaatgattttgaatttaatggtgtattttatgttgattagaaaaaccaaattcattaaaaatCTGAATGGTTCTATACCATTATTTGCtaacatcttcttttttttaaagaaaaaatatctAATAGTTGAATATATGATCTAACGGTTAAAATCTTACATactttctatttattatttttgagattttttgaaaaaaatatttttacctCAAAAAATGAGGAAAAGGAGGGTGGCTAGCGTACCCCTATCCCATCTATTATGGATATTACAGTACTATTTGGTATTTTTGTCTTTCTCGCAATTAAAGGATACAATGATTATTCGTGTAATACCCATTTTAGGGCTTGAAGATATAAGACAAAAACCACATACACATGATTTCTACAGTTCTTATTAAGTAATCAAgcaaaaaaattctttttttttttgaggattaTGCAATtatatttgaagttttttcaatGAACTCTTTTGCATTTGGTGCAAGTGATGAGTAACCTAGCTACAAATAGTATTATAGTAGGAGTAGATCTAGAAATGCTTACTCTTTTCACATAAAAACAAGGCATGAGTGACCTTAAAATCGACAAGTGCTCGTTCATTTGCTTTCTTCTGTTACGCTCCACGGTTATATGAGACATCCTTTGTTGTCCATCTTGGTTTCCTTCTTGGTCCGAAGAAGCTACTCCATTACTTGCAACTTTCTGTCTCTTGCTTTTCGGCCAACTTTCGAGCTCACTCTCCGATTCTTGAAACGAAGAATTGGACTTCTGCGACACCAATCTACCCACCTCTCCATTGTTGTCTTCAGAGGGTGTCACCGGaggaaattgctcaaaactttcTAAACTCTCGAAGATACTCAGCAAATCATCTTCGGCAAGTTCTGGGTCGTCAAAGAAATCGGAGAAGCTGTCACCCATTTTCCCTAGAAAGTGGTGGAAAATTGGTGATTGAGGAGGGGAAATAAAGAAGATGTGAATTATGAAGGCAAGAGACAAAGATGGCAAAAAAGGAGTAGATATGAAAGGGACTAAACTATCACCATCAACTCTATTATTTGGTGGTTGGATTGATCTGAGATATATGTTAGGCACGGTAAATCCGGGAGGTTTGAGAAGCGCTGGATCTGAAAACTGAAAATGGAGAGACGTTaggaagagagagagggttGCAAGAAAACGGAGCAAGTTAAGGAAGAACATATAGTGGAGGTGTATTACAGACTGTTTATGTCTTGAGAATGTGAGATGATACTTAAAATACACAGACCATGGTAATAAATTCTTGACATGTATTCATTTATGTTCCAAAAatactatacatacatacatatatatatacatatatatgtttgtttacAAGTTTTCTCAATGCTTGGTGAATCTCTCCGAGGTCAAACATATGGATTCGGGAAGTTCTGAATTTGATTCTTACTAGGAACAATTTCTTTGAGGCCATGTGTTAAGTTTTCACCTAACTTACTCTGTCGTTAGGTGAGAACTTACGTGCGAGCGGACCTGAGGACTTGAGTTCAGACTCATATCAAACGTTCAAAGACCAAATTTGTATGGTTTCTTTCTTGGTTACTAAGTAAAAGATTTTCTCAATACTCCACTAAGTCTGCTTCTACTACTggtttttttaaacaaaataaattaaattgactATTTAGATCttcaattaaacaaattaagttAGAAGAGTGTTGGGTTTGACCTCTGTCGCAAATATCAACACAAGTTGCATGAAGTTACTTTACAAAAAACCTAGCCATACAGTCCCAAATTAAAGACAGTTTATCCACATTTTGAGGACAAATAAATATTACGTAATTAGATGGTTATTCtcattaatcaattaattagaTTTAAGAAAGATTAGTCTACTCAAAGTAAATGGAAAGGACGTATATATTTCATGTTTCTTTGTTATTACTATGGGCTTACTAATAAGTGTACGTATATCATAGAGACTGGAGCCAAAAAGCCTTGATGTGTGATTTGAAATCACTAACGTACATaggagttatatatatatatgcagtttCACCAGGCTTTGTCGAGCCCCAAGTTCATAGGTTCCAGTTGATTGAAAAGACTTAAGTCTTTAAGAGAAAGCAAAATaagataaattcaaacaaagatCGAAATATGTCCACAATGATTGGTATAGCCTTTTAGTAAATCTGCACAAAACCCAGTAACACGACAAGTACATTCTCATCTGCACAATTTATAATTACAGTTTAGCTTTTATGAATGTGTTAGTTGTGCACATTCTCTTTGAAAGGAACCCTAAATtcaaagaggagaaaaaaaaaaaaaccctaatcacAATATTGAAAGGAATTGAAGGAATTGACTTGGTTCATTAATGTGATGGCAATGATGATTTCAATTTTCGAAGCTCATTGGCTGGTTTTTCTATAAAGAAACTAGGGCATGGATTTGCAGTGGAGGTTATCCATTAAGTACGACAAAGTGAAGGTACAGTAActcagagatatatatatatatatatatatatatatagagagagagagagagagaggggggaggGGGGGCGAGGGGAAATTAAATGTTGAAGATGGAGATTACGAAGAGAGTACTGGGTGGGGGAGGCGAAAGGGTGCAAGTTGTCTGAAGATGCACAAGAGGTGTTCGACATAATGCGCATATTAATTAATAGTAATAAACGAAATACTATGTAATTTAAGATGATGAGCTTTGAATGCGCAGACATACACGGCATCTCCGTGTCCACGATGATCCATATGATATTCCTTGTATTTTTCCtttgtgttttctctctctGACTCTTTCTCTCTGTGACTCTCTGGTTGTTTGAGGGGGTGTATTATTTGTAATGTCTGTAGGGGTGAAGAGAAGTAATTGCAAGTTTCAGCATGGGAGTGCGGTCACATTTAAAGTGAAAATGGACTTCACCTAgtttttcgtttttgtttttATCACATTCACTATGCCTCCAGTGTTTACAACATTTGGCATCTTACATCAATTTTCACATTTACCTTCCTCACCAacccaactctctctctctctctctctaccttTCTAGGCATTTGAATTTCGTCTCCTATAATATGGTTGTTATATACATAAGTTGAAGTTCTTATTCTAGAAAACTAAACTCAATTACCTTAAAATTTGGAAATTATAGGAGTTTAGTtacagaagagaaaaaaaaaagtatgaattTTTCGCCACAAGACATTACAACAAAGAGGCATTGGATTTGAATTAATTTGGTTTTGGTTTGGAAGAATTGTAAAGATAGACAATTATTGATACATGATTGAGGTCTCTTCAACAACTTTAAAGAATTGTAGAGATATATATGAAGTTATTGACTCAAATATTGttcttttagtttttaaattgtcccccccccccttttATAAATAACTCAATTATTTTTatgatatatacacatacaattgTTCTACGTGATCTTAATCCCTCATGAGACATATTTTAAAGAAATAGCCTTGACAATATATACTCGACAATTGTGGTACTTGTACATCATGAGTTGTTCTTTTTGATTCATAGGATCCCTTTTTGTCTAGTATTTGATACATAACGCTTCTTCTAACATGTTTTCTTCTTCCAAATAATAGTTAGGAAATTAATGTTGGTCCAAAGAGCGACATGGATACGCTATTGATCATAAACTTTATTGAATCATCGTCATCATTTGTGTCTTTAATAtttcaaaagtttggggtcggttATATGAGCCTATGAGAAGATTAATGGGACCCTACTAAATGAATTCGTTTTTGCCATCCATCTCTATATAGAATAATGCTTTCATCAACTCTTATTGAATCCACATCATTTTTTACTACTTCAAATCATGTCTTTTAATTATTCTTCTTcgcttcctactctctcctaaACACATTCTCTTGATTCTTCTTACCATCGCACCGCTAACTTTACGTTGtactattttaaattattttttcacaatttatcttcaattggtgctactcATACCGAGTTCATCCATTAGACCATCGCTATTAGAGAAGTGAATAGGGTTAATTAGTGCGGACCTTTAGTACAAACATATTGTGATGAAACGCAAGTGCATGCTTTTATCATTTATAGTGTGAATGTGagacaaaattttaaaacaaaaatttcaaaaaagcaAAGGGAAATTAAATAGCATGGGTCCTCCTCGGCTTCATTTAGTATTATATTTCTGCAACCATCATTTACTAGCTCCACTCGAAATGTATGAGCTACATATCAACATTAATACTATACGTACGCACCATCACCACCttcttttattatatatatgtcaatgtatgtatttgttttatcttatttaaattcaaataattaataaCAAATAAATGATTCCTCGGGACTTGTGCTCGTCGAGATAATCGGACGGCGGCGGCGGGCGCAGTGGGCCTGACCTAGTTGGATTGCATGATAGATTTCCATGTCCCATTTTTGGTTGTCATGTCCCCATCTTCAGCCGTGTAACAACCGTCGGTGGCTCAGCCTCCGTGGCTATTTAAGATTCTATTGGTGGCTGTCGACAGTCGAAAATATACAAAATGAAATTTCAGCGAAGAGGATTTAATAGAGTTTGGACAAACTAAATTTAAAGCCTGGTTACATTGCAACCACCATTAATAGCAAGCAGTTCGAGAAATGTTTGGAACATATATAATTCATTGTTCAAGCTTGGTGTGGGGCCTCTTCATCAGAGAAAcgtatatatatttagttgtaTATAATCTGTAGAAAGCACAAGATATA carries:
- the LOC119984836 gene encoding transcription factor SPEECHLESS-like, translated to MGDSFSDFFDDPELAEDDLLSIFESLESFEQFPPVTPSEDNNGEVGRLVSQKSNSSFQESESELESWPKSKRQKVASNGVASSDQEGNQDGQQRMSHITVERNRRKQMNEHLSILRSLMPCFYVKRGDQASIIGGVVDYINELQQILQSLEAKKQRKVYSEVLSPRIVSSPRVLSPLSPRKPPLSPRLNLPISPRTPTPTSPYRPRLQPPPAAAAGFNLSPSPTASSSSSSIENELVANSKSAIADVEVKFSGPNLVLKTVSPRIPGQAVKIISALEDLSLEILHVNVNTVDETLLNSFTIKIGIECQLSAEELAQQIQQTFC